One stretch of Variovorax sp. TBS-050B DNA includes these proteins:
- a CDS encoding branched-chain amino acid ABC transporter permease produces the protein MDLQIALLLGQDGIVNGAVYGLMALALVLVFSVTRVIFIPQGEFVAFGALSMAMLQTGRLPATLWLLLTLAALVLAVEAWRWKRGAVVEWGSTLAWCVALPAAACALVLGLRPTSMAAQAVTTLVLIAPLGPLLYRLAYRPLADASVLMLLIVSVALHGVLVGLGLLFFGAEGYRTTAFSEARFELGGIPVSGQSLVVVGITLLLVVAMFLFFGRSMVGKALRATAINRVGARLSGIPTGLSGDLSFALAALIGAVSGLLIAPLTTVYYDTGFLIGLKGFVAAIVGGLASYPMALAGALMVGQLEAFASFWASPFKEVLVFTLIIPVLWWRSLHSHHVEDEE, from the coding sequence ATGGATTTGCAGATCGCCCTGCTGCTCGGGCAGGACGGCATCGTCAACGGCGCCGTCTACGGTTTGATGGCGCTCGCGCTGGTGCTGGTGTTCTCGGTCACGCGCGTCATCTTCATTCCCCAGGGCGAGTTCGTCGCCTTCGGGGCCTTGTCGATGGCGATGCTGCAGACCGGCCGCCTGCCGGCCACGCTGTGGCTGCTGCTGACGCTCGCCGCGCTGGTGCTGGCGGTGGAGGCCTGGCGCTGGAAGCGCGGCGCGGTGGTCGAGTGGGGCTCCACGCTCGCCTGGTGCGTGGCGCTGCCGGCCGCGGCATGCGCGCTGGTGCTGGGGCTGCGGCCCACCTCGATGGCCGCACAGGCCGTCACCACCCTGGTGCTGATCGCGCCGCTCGGGCCGCTGCTCTACCGGCTCGCCTACCGGCCGCTGGCCGATGCGAGCGTGCTGATGCTGCTGATCGTCTCGGTGGCGCTGCACGGCGTGCTCGTGGGCCTGGGGCTGCTGTTCTTCGGTGCCGAGGGCTACCGCACCACCGCGTTCTCCGAAGCGCGCTTCGAGCTCGGCGGCATTCCGGTCAGCGGCCAGTCGCTGGTGGTGGTGGGCATCACGCTGCTGCTGGTGGTGGCGATGTTCCTGTTCTTCGGCCGCTCGATGGTCGGCAAGGCCCTGCGCGCGACCGCGATCAACCGCGTGGGTGCGCGGCTGTCGGGCATTCCGACCGGGCTTTCGGGCGACCTGAGCTTCGCGCTCGCGGCGCTGATCGGCGCGGTCTCGGGCCTGCTGATCGCGCCGCTCACCACGGTCTACTACGACACCGGCTTTTTGATCGGCCTCAAGGGCTTTGTCGCGGCGATCGTCGGCGGGCTCGCGAGCTATCCGATGGCGCTGGCGGGCGCGCTGATGGTGGGCCAGCTCGAAGCCTTCGCCTCGTTCTGGGCCAGCCCGTTCAAGGAGGTGCTGGTCTTCACGCTGATCATCCCCGTGCTGTGGTGGCGTTCGCTGCACAGCCACCATGTGGAGGACGAGGAATGA
- a CDS encoding ABC transporter substrate-binding protein yields MKFFFKPLLTAALCAAAVLAWADVNVGVTLSATGPAASLGIPEKNTIALMPKTIGGQKINYIVLDDASDTTAAVANTRKLIAENKVDIVLGSTTTPNSLAMIDVVSEAKTPMISIAASARIVDPMDDKKKWVFKTPQNDIMMSLAIAEHMAANGVKTVAFIGFSDAYGEGWAQEFAKAADLKKLKIVANERYARTDTSVTGQALKIMAAKADAVLVAGSGTPAALPQKTLKERGYTGKMYQTHGVANADFLRVGGKDVDGTFLPAGPVLVAEQLPASHPVKKSALAYVSAYEAAHGKNSVSTFGAHAWDAGLLMTSAVPVALKKAQPGTPEFRAALRDALEQVKEVSGAHGVFSMTEKDHLGLDQRARVMVKIENGAWKFQP; encoded by the coding sequence ATGAAATTCTTCTTCAAGCCCCTGCTGACCGCCGCCCTGTGCGCCGCCGCCGTCCTCGCCTGGGCCGACGTCAACGTCGGCGTGACGCTCTCGGCCACGGGCCCGGCCGCCTCGCTGGGCATTCCCGAGAAGAACACCATCGCGCTGATGCCCAAGACCATCGGCGGCCAGAAGATCAACTACATCGTGCTCGACGACGCCTCGGACACCACCGCGGCCGTGGCCAACACGCGCAAGCTGATCGCCGAGAACAAGGTCGACATCGTGCTGGGCTCCACCACCACGCCCAATTCGCTCGCGATGATCGATGTGGTGAGCGAGGCGAAGACGCCGATGATCTCGATCGCCGCCTCGGCGCGCATCGTCGACCCGATGGACGACAAGAAGAAGTGGGTCTTCAAGACGCCGCAGAACGACATCATGATGTCGCTCGCGATCGCCGAGCACATGGCCGCCAACGGCGTGAAGACGGTGGCCTTCATCGGCTTCTCCGACGCCTACGGCGAAGGCTGGGCGCAGGAATTCGCGAAGGCGGCCGACCTGAAGAAGCTCAAGATCGTCGCCAACGAGCGCTATGCGCGCACCGACACCTCGGTCACCGGCCAGGCGCTCAAGATCATGGCGGCCAAGGCCGATGCGGTGCTGGTCGCGGGCTCGGGCACGCCGGCCGCGCTGCCGCAGAAGACGCTCAAGGAACGCGGCTACACCGGCAAGATGTACCAGACCCACGGCGTGGCGAACGCGGACTTCCTGCGCGTGGGCGGCAAGGACGTGGACGGCACCTTCCTGCCTGCCGGCCCGGTGCTGGTCGCAGAGCAGCTGCCAGCGAGCCATCCGGTGAAGAAGTCGGCCCTGGCCTATGTGAGCGCCTACGAGGCCGCGCACGGCAAGAACTCGGTCTCGACCTTCGGCGCGCACGCCTGGGACGCCGGCCTCCTGATGACCTCGGCCGTTCCGGTCGCGCTCAAGAAGGCGCAGCCCGGCACGCCGGAGTTCCGCGCCGCGCTGCGCGATGCGCTGGAGCAGGTCAAGGAAGTCTCGGGTGCGCACGGCGTGTTCAGCATGACCGAGAAGGACCATCTCGGGCTCGACCAGCGCGCGCGCGTGATGGTGAAGATCGAGAACGGCGCCTGGAAATTCCAGCCCTGA
- the paaE gene encoding 1,2-phenylacetyl-CoA epoxidase subunit PaaE, protein MSTLFHPLRVKAVEPDTPEAVIVSFEVPGELREVFGFTQGQYLTLRKDIDGQDLRRSYSICAGLDDGELRVGVRKVRGGVFSNWINAHLQPGDTVQVMAPQGRFFVPIEPQAARHHVGIAGGSGITPILSIMKTVLAREPKSRFTLIYGNRQLQSTMFKEEIEDLKNRYMTRLVLHHVFSDEHTESPLGAGVMNREKIGEFLRSVVPAAGIDHVYVCGPFQMNDEAEAALLAAGVAEDRIHIERFGVALPSAGGAVGAVVHESKPGDAKRARITIVRDGLQREIAFDEGQPSILDAASAAGLEVPFSCTSGVCGTCRAKLVEGEVRMERNFALDKNEVAAGFVLTCQAHPLTERVTLSFDER, encoded by the coding sequence ATGAGCACCCTCTTCCATCCGCTGCGCGTGAAGGCCGTCGAGCCCGACACGCCCGAGGCCGTGATCGTCTCGTTCGAGGTGCCCGGCGAACTGCGCGAGGTCTTCGGCTTCACCCAGGGCCAGTACCTCACGCTGCGCAAGGACATCGACGGCCAGGACCTGCGCCGCTCCTACTCGATCTGCGCCGGCCTCGACGACGGCGAGCTGCGCGTGGGCGTGCGCAAGGTGCGCGGCGGCGTGTTCTCGAACTGGATCAACGCCCACCTGCAGCCCGGCGACACGGTGCAGGTGATGGCGCCGCAGGGCCGCTTCTTCGTGCCGATCGAGCCGCAGGCCGCGCGGCACCACGTCGGCATCGCGGGCGGCAGCGGCATCACGCCGATCCTCTCGATCATGAAGACCGTGCTCGCGCGCGAGCCGAAGAGCCGCTTCACGCTGATCTACGGCAACCGCCAACTGCAGTCCACGATGTTCAAGGAAGAGATCGAGGACCTGAAGAACCGCTACATGACGCGGCTGGTGCTGCACCATGTGTTCTCCGACGAGCACACCGAATCGCCGCTGGGCGCGGGCGTGATGAACCGCGAGAAGATCGGCGAGTTCCTGCGCAGCGTGGTGCCGGCCGCCGGCATCGATCATGTCTACGTGTGCGGGCCGTTCCAGATGAACGACGAGGCCGAGGCCGCGCTGCTCGCCGCGGGCGTGGCCGAGGACCGCATCCACATCGAGCGCTTCGGCGTCGCGCTGCCCTCCGCGGGCGGCGCGGTCGGCGCGGTGGTGCACGAATCGAAGCCCGGCGATGCGAAGCGGGCGCGCATCACGATCGTGCGCGACGGCCTGCAGCGCGAGATCGCGTTCGACGAGGGCCAGCCGAGCATCCTCGATGCCGCTTCCGCCGCGGGACTCGAAGTGCCGTTCTCCTGCACCTCCGGCGTGTGCGGCACCTGCCGCGCCAAGCTGGTGGAGGGGGAAGTCCGCATGGAAAGGAACTTCGCGCTCGACAAGAATGAAGTCGCCGCGGGCTTCGTGCTCACCTGCCAGGCGCATCCGCTCACCGAGCGCGTCACGCTGTCCTTCGACGAGCGCTGA
- the paaD gene encoding 1,2-phenylacetyl-CoA epoxidase subunit PaaD encodes MNAVAAASRVAAAWAVLHTVPDPEVPAVSVCDLGIVREVIAHDDGLEIVLTPTYSGCPATEAIEHDVLAAVEQAGLGRARATLRRAPAWSSDWISDEGRAKLKAYGIAPPAQAASNTAMPIRLFGRIAGERIACPRCASERTERLSAFGSTACKALYRCLACREPFEHFKPI; translated from the coding sequence GTGAATGCCGTGGCGGCGGCATCGCGCGTGGCGGCGGCCTGGGCCGTGCTGCACACCGTGCCCGACCCGGAGGTGCCGGCCGTGTCGGTGTGCGACCTCGGCATCGTGCGCGAGGTGATCGCGCACGACGACGGCCTGGAGATCGTGCTCACGCCCACCTACTCCGGCTGCCCCGCGACCGAGGCCATCGAACACGACGTGCTGGCCGCCGTCGAGCAGGCGGGCCTCGGCCGGGCGCGCGCCACGCTGCGCCGCGCGCCCGCGTGGTCGAGCGACTGGATCAGCGACGAAGGCCGCGCGAAGCTCAAGGCCTACGGCATCGCGCCGCCCGCGCAGGCCGCCTCGAACACCGCCATGCCGATCAGGCTCTTCGGCCGCATCGCGGGCGAGCGCATCGCCTGCCCGCGCTGCGCGAGCGAGCGCACCGAGCGCCTCTCGGCCTTCGGCTCCACCGCCTGCAAGGCGCTGTACCGCTGCCTCGCCTGCCGCGAACCCTTCGAACACTTCAAGCCGATCTAG
- the paaC gene encoding 1,2-phenylacetyl-CoA epoxidase subunit PaaC: MQASIELNRTPAVQYLLRIADTSLVLAQRLGEWCGHAPVLEEDIAMANIALDLVGQARALLTHAGTLEGRGHDEDQLAYLRDERDYFNLTLVELPRGDFAFTVLRNTMVATLLKLLWQRLAASNDAEVAAIAAKAVKEARYHQQHSGDWVVRLGDGTEESRRRTERALAQLWLYVPELFESDAVEAEASANGLGPAWSELRAPWLAEMQQVLDAADLAMPKEAAFRSTGKQGVHSEHMGYILAEMQHLQRTYPGGVW; this comes from the coding sequence ATGCAAGCATCGATCGAACTGAACCGCACCCCCGCCGTGCAGTACCTGCTGCGCATCGCCGACACCAGCCTCGTGCTCGCGCAGCGCCTGGGCGAATGGTGCGGCCATGCGCCCGTGCTCGAGGAAGACATCGCCATGGCCAACATCGCGCTCGACCTCGTGGGCCAGGCGCGCGCGCTGCTCACGCACGCGGGCACGCTCGAAGGCCGCGGCCACGACGAGGACCAGCTCGCCTACCTGCGCGACGAGCGCGACTACTTCAACCTCACGCTGGTGGAGCTGCCGCGCGGCGACTTCGCCTTCACGGTGCTGCGCAACACCATGGTCGCCACGCTGCTCAAGCTGCTGTGGCAGCGCCTCGCGGCCTCGAACGATGCCGAAGTGGCCGCCATCGCCGCCAAGGCCGTGAAGGAAGCGCGCTACCACCAGCAGCATTCGGGCGACTGGGTGGTGCGGCTCGGCGACGGCACCGAGGAATCGCGCCGCCGCACCGAACGCGCGCTGGCGCAGCTGTGGCTCTACGTGCCCGAACTGTTCGAGAGCGACGCCGTGGAAGCCGAGGCCAGCGCCAACGGCCTCGGTCCCGCATGGAGCGAACTGCGCGCGCCCTGGCTGGCCGAGATGCAGCAGGTGCTCGACGCCGCCGACCTCGCGATGCCCAAGGAAGCCGCCTTCCGCAGCACCGGCAAGCAGGGCGTGCACAGCGAGCACATGGGCTACATCCTGGCCGAGATGCAGCACCTGCAGCGCACCTACCCCGGAGGCGTGTGGTGA
- the paaB gene encoding 1,2-phenylacetyl-CoA epoxidase subunit PaaB, whose amino-acid sequence MSVEQKQEWPLWEVFVRSKAGLDHKHCGSLHAADPKMAIQMARDVYTRRQEGSSIWVVRSDQIVASDPGDKDMFFDPAEDKVYRHPTFYALPKSVDHM is encoded by the coding sequence ATGAGCGTCGAACAGAAACAGGAATGGCCGCTGTGGGAAGTGTTCGTCCGCAGCAAGGCGGGTCTGGACCACAAGCATTGCGGCAGCCTGCACGCGGCCGATCCGAAGATGGCGATCCAGATGGCGCGCGACGTGTACACGCGCCGCCAGGAAGGCAGCAGCATCTGGGTGGTGCGCTCCGACCAGATCGTGGCGAGCGACCCGGGCGACAAGGACATGTTCTTCGATCCGGCGGAGGACAAGGTCTATCGGCATCCGACCTTCTATGCGTTGCCGAAGTCCGTGGACCACATGTAG